A window of bacterium genomic DNA:
CCCACCGTGAGAAGGATCACCTCGCCCCCCTCCGCCTCCTTCAGCTGGAGAGCCGCCTCGATGGCGTATTCGTCGTAGGGGTTGATGATGAAGCTGAGCTCGCCCGTCTCGACCGCCGATCCATCCGCTGCCAGGCGAATGACGCTCTCCGTGTCGGGAACCCGTTTCAGGCAAACGACAATGCGCACGATACCTCCCTTGGCTTCTGTCGATGGGATGGCCTCTCCCTGGCGCTTGATCCGGCATGGCCGGGCGCCCGCACCGACGGCCAGGGCACGCGGCGTCCTTGGCGGGAACTGCTTCCAGGGAGGCGGGCCGCGCCTGTCCGGCTGGCGACCGGCGGCAATGTATCACTGGATCCGCGCATTCTCCTCGTCGGCGCCGGCCCCGCGGTAGGGAGCCAGGCAGCGCTCGACGTAGGCCGGGTACCCGCCCGCCAGGATGGCCTGCCGGGCCCCTTCGACGAGGCGCAGGAAATAGCGCAGGTTGTGCAGGGTGCCCAATCGCATGGCGCTGAACTCCTCCACGTGGAAGAGGTGGCGCAGGTGGGCGCGATCGTAGGTGCGGCAGGTCAGGCAATCGCAGTCTGGGTCCAGCGGCTGGTCGAAAGCCTCGCGATGGCGGGCGGAACGGGCGGCGAAGCGGCCCTGGGTGGTGAACAGCGTCCCCTTGCGGGCATTGCGCGTGGGCAGGACGCAGTCGAACATGTCCACGCCCAGGGCGATGCTCTCGAGGATGTCCTCCGGTGTTCCCACACCCATCAGATAGCGGGGCAGTTCGGCGGGCAGCAGTCGCCCGCACAAATCCGTCACGCGCCGCATGTCGGTCTTCGCCTCGCCGACGGACAGGCCGCCGATGGCAATGCCGGGCCACGGATCCTGCAGCAGCAATTCCATGGAACGGCGCCGCAGATCCTCGTGGACACCGCCTTGCACGATGGGAAAAAGTGCCTGCGGAAACCCATGGCGGGGTGCCCCCCCGAGCCAAGCGCGGCGGGCCCGACCGGCCCAGCGGGCACTCAGTTCCAGGCTGCGGGCGGCGTATTCCTCGCTGCACTGGCCGGGCGGACACTCATCCAGCTGCATCATGATGTCGCTGCCCAGGTCACGCTGGATCTCCACCACGGACTCCGGCGTGAAGAGATGGCGGCTGCCATCCAGGTGGCTGCGGAACTCGACGCCCTCCTCCTTCAGCTTGCGCAGCTCGCCCAGACTGTAGACCTGGAAGCCGCCGGAATCCGTCAGGATGGGTCCCGGCCAGCGCATGAAGCGGTGCAGGCCGCCGGCCCGGCGCAGGATCTCCGTCCCCGGCCGCAAATAGAGGTGGTAGCTGTTTCCCAGCAGCATGCGCACCTCCAGCTCCTGGAGGTCCCGGCTGTCCAGGGTTTTGACGCTGGCCCGCGTGCCGACAGGCATGAAGACGGGCGTGGGGACGTCGCCGTGCGGCAGCGCCAGCCGTCCCGCCCTGGCCCGGCCGCAGGTGCCCTCCACCTGGAAGATGCCGCTCAATTCCATCTGGGATTGACTCCTCTGGCTGCCCGACGCTGGGGGCGGGACGGGCCCGCGCCGCCTGTCATGCCCCTACAAAAAAGTGCCCGCCCGACGAATCGGGCGGGCGCCTTCTCCATGGCGGACGACGCGAAGCCGTCCATAGGGCAAACCGAAAGGGCTCTGCCGTAGCGGGGCAGATCCGGTTTGGCACTCGTCCTTCATCGATTCCCGATCGTATCCCCACATTCAGGAGCCGATGAAAAGGGTCACGACAAGCGCCGTGGCTGGCACAGCATCAATCATGCCAACAACTTGCTTGCGGGAAATCATTGCCAGGCTTGCAGATCACGACTTGCAAAGGGGTGGATCCAGGGTCATGGCTGTCCATCGTGTTCAAAATCCGGCCGGCGGCATGTCCCGCACCTCGTCCTGCGGGCACCAGGAGGCCAGGGCCATGTCCACCTGCTCCGAGGCCCGGAAAGGGACGTCCTCCAGCCAGAGCCGCTCGAACTGTTCCCGCCGGGCGGCCTCGTCCGGAATGCGGCTGCGGCCATCGGCCGACAGGACACGGTGCCAGGGCATGTCCGGCGCAGGCAGATGCCGGCACAACCAGGCGGCCAATCGCGCCTGGCCCGGCGCCCCGGCCAGTTCGGCCAGACGGCCATAGCTCAACACCTTGCCCGGCGGAATGCCCGCCATGATGCCACACATGCGATGGAGGACGCTGATGCGATCCACCCCTCTCACCTCACAAGCAGGACGCGACGAGTCTCCCGCCGGCCCTCCTGGCTGGCACTGAGCAGGTAGAGGCCACTGGCCAGCCTTTGTCCGTCGATGATGAAGGCGTGCCGCCCGGCCGCGAGGGGGCCGTTGTGCAGGATGGCCACTTCCTGGCCCAGCAGGTTGTGCAGAGCCAGGCGCAGGGCCTGGGCCGACCGGTTCTCCAGGTCAACCCGGCAGATGGGATTGAAGGGATTGGGCCAGGGAGCTCCCAGGGAGAAGCCCGCGGGCGCTTCCGTGGGAGGCGCGACGGCCAGGCCTGATTGGTTGACCAGGCGCAGATTGTCCGCGAAGTAGCCGATGTGGAAACCGTCGTTGTCGCCGTCCGCCTGGAAGCCAAATCGCAGCCGCAGCGTCGGCACGCCCTCCCATGGCGCCAGGGACAAGCGGCTCTCCGCCCAACTGCGTCCCCCCGTGCGACTGGCCAACTGCTCCCAGATCACGCCGTCGCTCGACACTTCGATCCAGGCCTCGTCGTCGCCCGTCTCGAGGAACCAGGACTCCCACAGCACAAGGGCGGGGTCCGTCACTTGACGAAGGTCCAAGGTCGTCTGACAAGTGGCCCGGCCGCTGGCGAAGGGATCGTAGAAACCTGTGTCGCCCGTGCCCAAGGCCCAGGAGCCACTGTGGACACGGTTCTGCTGGGCAGTGAAATTGCCCATGAGCTGCCAGCCGGGCAAGAGCGGATTCTCGAAATCATCAATCAGCTGCTGCACGCCCATCTGCACGGGCAGGGCCGTGGTGGCGGATTCCCATTGCTGGGCGGAGCCGTCGCGGGCCAGGGCGCGGAACTCCAGTTCTCCTGCGCCGGGCAGGGTCTGGAAGTCCAGATCGGCCGTCCATTGGGCGGGCGGCGACCAAGCCAGGTCCGCCACATGCTGCCAGTCCCCCGCGGCCTCGCGCCACTCCAGCCAGACCGCCTGCAGGGGTTGGTCCAGGTTGTCCACCGCCTCCACGTCCACCTGCCAGAGCGCCGACCAGCCGGCCACGTCATGGGGCGGACGGCGGAAGGCCACCGTGGGAGGCGTCTGGTCCGGACCGACGTGGAAGGAGAACCAGGAGGCAGGGTCCTGCGGCAGGAATCCGACAAAGCCGCTCTCGCCCTCCACCTCCAGGCGGTACTCGACGGTCTGTTCCCAGAAGGGACCGGGAATGGCTGCCTGGTACCCACCCTCCGCCGCCTGCATGGCCAGGACCTGGGAGGCTCCACCCTCCACGCGCCAGATGAGGTCGAAGCGCTCGATGACGGTGGCCTCGTCCACCGATGCGGTGACGGTGAAGGCCTGCTGGTCGCCGTTCTCGCTGTCCCGCAAGGCCTCGTGCAAGACGACCGGCGGCGAGCGGAAGCCCAGAAACTCGAGCTGGTCCACATACCAGCCCGCATCCGAGACCATCGTGTCGGTCAGGAGATTTAGTCGCAGGCGCACGTGGTCTTCCGGCTCCACCAGCACGGTAAGATCGAAGGTGAGACGCTCCCACCCGTTCGTGTTGCCGGTCAGCGCCTCGACCAGGGGCAGGGCGTTGTTGTCCGGCGTCGTGAAGTCGTAGCCGCTCAGCGGCGTGATCAGCTGCCAGGGGCCGTTGTTGCGCGACAGTTCGACGTTGACACCATCCCAGCCCTCCTCCACGGCCATCCAGTGGCGCAGGCTGACAATCACCTGGGTCGGGTCGTCCACCACCTGCTCGTCGGTCACCAGGCGTGCAATGGTCATGTCCGGATAATTGCCGGTGAGGTTGGTGCCCCAACAGCGTTCACCCTCGAAAGCGCCACCGGGGCCGTCCTGGGGCGTACCCCACTGCCAGACCTCGTTCATCGCCTCGGCCGCGGGTTCCAACTCAAAGCCCTGGCGGATGCCGGCGTTCCACACGAAGCGCGTGCGGTAGACCTGGTCGGGCGCCCCGGGGGGGCTGACGATCTCCACGCCGGCATCGTTCTGCACCTCGGCGTAATACTGCAGGACGGAATTCCATGGCAAACCGGGCAGGAGACCCGTCCACGCGCCATCATCCTGCAGATCCAGCGTCACCGTCTGCGCCGGCTGGTCGGCCGTCCAGTAGTGGACCAGCACGGCCTGGGGAATGACAAAGGCGGGGGCCTGGATGACGGCCCGTAAAGGCAGTTCCGTCATGGGCGGATGGATGAATGGCGGCTCGTCCAGGCTGAACGTGGTGCCCAGCCAGGTCAGCACGCTGCCGATCCCATGGGCATTGAAGGCTTGGTTGATCAGCTCGTAGTTCGGCGTGAGGTTGCCCAGATCCCCGTCGTCATCATCGACCAGCAGGATCTCCAGGAAGTACTCGAAGCCCGCCCGGCCCAGGTTGGGATCGTCCGGTGTGCCCCAGCGCGCGAAGTGGTGCAGGGGGCGCACCAGGTCCAGGCCCATGGATTGGCGCAGGTCGTACATGGTGCCGCCGATGATGAGCCCATCGGAATGGACCTGGCCGCTGATGTTCTCCGGGTAGCGGTTGGTGTTGTCCAGGTTGCGAATGAACCAGCCCGGTGCCACGAAGCTCTCATCCTGCAGGTAGATGGAGGTGACGTCGGCCAGGCCCTCGTGCATGGCGCCGTTGCTCATGCCCCAGGGGGCGCCGGCCTGCCGGTACTGGCGGTCGTTGATGCCGTGGCCATACTCGTGGTAGACCACGCCGGCCACCCGCGCCGTGTTGGGGCAGCCGCCGCCCTCCCGGAAGAAGTTGATGCTGGACCCGTCCCAGTAGGCGTTGCAGGTCTGGTTGATGTTGACTCGCACGGGCAATGGCTCGTTGAGCCAGGTGAAGGAGGGGTCCATGCCGGTGATGAAGTCATGGACACGGGTCGTGTGGTGATAGGCGTCCAGCTCTTCGATCTGGGCTTGGTCCAGCTCGATGAGCAGATCCTGCTCCGTGGCGGTCATCTGCAGTGTGAAGGCGGCGTCGGGGCCGTCCATGCGCTGCACGTCGGCGAAGTGCCCGAAGCACTGGCCCTCCAGATCCCAGGGTCCGCCCCCCGTCACGTCCACGCTGAAATGGCCCGTGCTGTCGGTGTGGAACTCCACCCCGTTCGCCACCAGCCTGAGATGAGGCATGGGCAAGGGCAGCTCAGGATCGGAGGGCTGCTGCTCCTCCACCCGGCCGCGCACCCGGCCCTGCAACGTGACATGGCGCACCTCGTTCCAGGCCCACAGGATCTCGCCGGTGATCCCGTCCACGAACACGCGGTAGATGTGCTCGGGGTCGTCCAGCACCACGAGGCAGGGCCAGGCGCTGCGGAAGTGGAACGCGGCCGCGCCCAACAGGGGCAACACCACCCAGTCCGGCTCCGCCTCGGCCGTGACGACGGCCAGCCCGGTGGAGGCGGCCCCGGCGCGCTGCGCCGCCTCCGCCCCGCTGAGCCGCGGCGGCGCACAGGAGAGGCGGGGGTGGAGATCGCTGCCCGCCAGCATCAGCCGCCCCTCCGGACTGACTCGGAAAACAAGTTCCGACTCCGCCACGCGACGCCCCTGCCAGGTCTGGTGATAGGCGGCATGCCAGACATCGCCGTGCCGGTCCAGATGGGAGGGCCGGAGCTGGTCCAGCCCCGCGTCGCCGCCATGCAGCAGACCGGGGTGCCCGGCCAGGAAGGCGCGCAGGCGCTGGTCCAGGTCACCCTTGTCCCGGATGGGGCCGCCGGGCAGTTCCAGGGCCGGACCGAAGACGCGATGCGGAAAGGCATGGTGACGGTCCCAATCCACCGGATGCCATCCGCTCTCACGTCCAAACTCACGCCAGGCCACCGTGGGACGGTCGCGATCCTGCGCGTGCAACCCAGGGGCCGCCTGGGGCAGGTCGAGTTCGGGGATCTGGGCAGCGGCCAGCTGGAAGGCCGCAAGAAGCATGAGGAGACGGATCATGGATTCACTCTCCGATACGAAGTGTCAGGAAAGACGCCCGCTGTGGCGGCCATTCTGGTGCCGGGAGGCACGATCAACATAGTTAAGCAAGAAGCGCGCCATCCGCCGCCAGCCTTCCCCGCAGCCAATCGCCCCGGTCCTCCAGCAGGATCACCTCGTGCAAGCCGCCGGCCAGGGCGGCCGCGGGAAGTCCCGCCAGGGGCAGCTCAACCCGGAGGTAGTCCGCCGTGTAGCCGAAGAGGGAGTCGCCCTGGGTCGAACCCTCCACCAGCACCTGGCAACGGCGGCCCAGGGCGGCCTGGTGGGCGGCACGTTGCAGGTCTTGGCCCAGGTCGAGCAACTCGCGGCAACGGGC
This region includes:
- the tgt gene encoding tRNA guanosine(34) transglycosylase Tgt, with translation MELSGIFQVEGTCGRARAGRLALPHGDVPTPVFMPVGTRASVKTLDSRDLQELEVRMLLGNSYHLYLRPGTEILRRAGGLHRFMRWPGPILTDSGGFQVYSLGELRKLKEEGVEFRSHLDGSRHLFTPESVVEIQRDLGSDIMMQLDECPPGQCSEEYAARSLELSARWAGRARRAWLGGAPRHGFPQALFPIVQGGVHEDLRRRSMELLLQDPWPGIAIGGLSVGEAKTDMRRVTDLCGRLLPAELPRYLMGVGTPEDILESIALGVDMFDCVLPTRNARKGTLFTTQGRFAARSARHREAFDQPLDPDCDCLTCRTYDRAHLRHLFHVEEFSAMRLGTLHNLRYFLRLVEGARQAILAGGYPAYVERCLAPYRGAGADEENARIQ
- a CDS encoding MGMT family protein, with the translated sequence MDRISVLHRMCGIMAGIPPGKVLSYGRLAELAGAPGQARLAAWLCRHLPAPDMPWHRVLSADGRSRIPDEAARREQFERLWLEDVPFRASEQVDMALASWCPQDEVRDMPPAGF